CCGAAGCGACCGTCGTGCGGTGGCTCAAGGAACCAGGGGAGTCGTTCACCGAAGGCGAGCCGCTGTTGGAGGTCGCCGCGGACAAAGTCGACGCCGAGATACCTGCGCCCGCGAGCGGCACCCTCATCGAAATCCTTGCCGAGTCAGACGCGGTCGTTGAAGCGGGCGCAGCACTTGCGCGCGTGGCCTTAGCCACGGAGCGGTCGCCACGAACGGAGGACGTCACCGCCGTGGCGCTTCGGGTGGCACCACCGACAATGGAGCCGCAGCCGGCACTGAGAGCCTCGGCTGGCGCCCTCTCGCGCGCGCAAGCCGGTCCGTTGTCACCGGCAATCCCCGGAGCGGGGTCTCAACCCGGACACGACGTTTCTGGTGGGCGCTCGACCGGTCAGGCAAGTCGGCGAGCAGGGCCCGCGGCGGCTTGGCGGCCTGGGGAGCCCAGCACTGCGAGGACCGCGGATCGGTCTCTCACGCGGGTGGAGAAGCTTCCCGCCATCCGGAAGACGATTGCCCGGCGGATGATGGAATCGCTGGCGCGATCGGCCCAGTTGACCACGGTGGTTGAGGCGGACGTGACTTCGATCGCCGCCCTACGCGTCGAACACGGCAGCAACTTCGAGCGGCATGCGGGCGCGAGGCTGTCGTTTCTGCCGTTTTTTGCCAAAGCCGCAATCGAAGCGCTCAGTGGTCACCCTGTCGTCAACGCTTCGCTCGACGACGACATGTCACAGGTGACTTATCACCGAGATGTCCACCTGGGCATGGCCGTTGATAGCGACAAAGGGCTGATGGTACCGGTTATTCGGCGGGCCACTCACCTTAGTGTCGCCGAACTCGCACTGTCGATCGCCCGGGTGGCCGCTGCGGTACGGGCGAACACGATCAAACCCGACGAACTCTCGGGCGGAACGTTCACGATCACCAATACAGGTAGCCGTGGTGCCCTGTTCGACACTCCGATCATCAATGCGCCGCAGTCGGCGATCCTAGGTACCGGGGCAGTGGTGGAGCGCGTCGTGCCGACATCCGGGCGCGGCGGGCCCTTGCAGTTCGGTGTGAGGTCGAGAGTCTATCTTGCGCTTTCGTATGACCACCGCCTCATAGACGGCGCAGACGCTGCCGGCTTCCTCGCCACAGTCAAGGGTCGGCTGGAGGCCGGTTTTGCCGCTGAGGAGCTGTTCTGAGGGCCTTGGTCTACAACACCAGGCAAAAGGCCATCGCGATTGCCAGCTTGCCGAAGAAGCCGGCCAGCAACGCGACGAGCCCAGTCAGGTCGCCGGCCCCGGCGACTTGCCGGGACGGATCGACCGCCCAGTCGGCAGTGCTGCGCCCCACCGTTGTCAGCAAGACCTGGATCATGATTGGGACCATGACAGCTAGGCCTACCCAAACCCTCGCCACCCGCACCAATCCTTCATCGCGTCAACGTTTATGTTGACAGACTAGAGGGTAACGCAGGGCGGAACAAATTGTGCTTTGGCGCGTATCCGGCAGCGCCGTGTGGCTGAATGCCGTAATCCTGATGCGCATCGCTTCGTTCTGCGCGGGTCCATCGCGGAACCGCCGGCGGCAGGCGGCAACCATAAGTTGATCAACGGGCATGTTGACAGATAGCGAGGTTTGCACCATATTGAGAGCCGTGGTGGTGATCCGGCCCACAAACCCGGGCTGTTGGTGGATCCGGGCAGTGCCCTGTGGAGGATCGTGGTCGCCGCCGCATGGTCGGTCAGCGCCAGTGCCGCGCCCGCCAGTGGCGGAGCGATCGACCCGCCCGTGACTGCCTGACGGCGGTTTCGTGACCCAACTAGAGGGAACTGAAGGGAGTGGGCACAGAAATGACACCTGAGTTGAGGCTGGCTCACGTCGTCCTGCAAACAAGCAGGATGCCGCAGATGCGCGATTTCTACGCCAAAGTGACCGGAGCTCACGTCGTCGTCGAACGAGAAAGCTTCTGTCTGATGACCTTTGACGATGAGCACCACCGCATCGCCTTCAGCAATCCGCCCTTTCCCTTGGAGCAGAAGTCGATTAGTGCGGCAGGCTTGCACCATTCGGCTTATACCTTCCCGCACATCGACGCTCTGCTCGAGCACTACAGCAGCTTGGCCGCACAGGGCATCCGGCCCTCGGTACCGGCCCAGCACGGCGTGACCACTTCGTTGTACTACCTCGATCCCGATGCCAACTTCATCGAGCTGCAGGTCGACAACTTCGCCACCGCCGATGAGGCGACGGCATACATGTTGACCGAGGAGTATGCCAACGACGTCGGCGGCCCGACGTTCGATCCCGAGCTGATGATCGAGGCGCGACGCAACGGCGAAGCGGCCGAAAAGGTCTGCACGCGCGAATGGGCCCGATCCGGCCCGCCGCGTCCGGGAGTCTTCGAAGCCTTCGCTGCCGCTCTTGCCGACTACGCTGACGCGCACGCCTA
This genomic window from Mycobacterium saskatchewanense contains:
- a CDS encoding 2-oxo acid dehydrogenase subunit E2 — protein: MTDIGAAELFSLPALGAEITEATVVRWLKEPGESFTEGEPLLEVAADKVDAEIPAPASGTLIEILAESDAVVEAGAALARVALATERSPRTEDVTAVALRVAPPTMEPQPALRASAGALSRAQAGPLSPAIPGAGSQPGHDVSGGRSTGQASRRAGPAAAWRPGEPSTARTADRSLTRVEKLPAIRKTIARRMMESLARSAQLTTVVEADVTSIAALRVEHGSNFERHAGARLSFLPFFAKAAIEALSGHPVVNASLDDDMSQVTYHRDVHLGMAVDSDKGLMVPVIRRATHLSVAELALSIARVAAAVRANTIKPDELSGGTFTITNTGSRGALFDTPIINAPQSAILGTGAVVERVVPTSGRGGPLQFGVRSRVYLALSYDHRLIDGADAAGFLATVKGRLEAGFAAEELF
- a CDS encoding VOC family protein, with amino-acid sequence MTPELRLAHVVLQTSRMPQMRDFYAKVTGAHVVVERESFCLMTFDDEHHRIAFSNPPFPLEQKSISAAGLHHSAYTFPHIDALLEHYSSLAAQGIRPSVPAQHGVTTSLYYLDPDANFIELQVDNFATADEATAYMLTEEYANDVGGPTFDPELMIEARRNGEAAEKVCTREWARSGPPRPGVFEAFAAALADYADAHA